One Thermosphaera aggregans DNA segment encodes these proteins:
- a CDS encoding replication factor C large subunit: MSIALPWIIKYRPKTIDDVVNQEEAKQAFLNWLDNWGKPGQKKAALLHGPAGCGKTSLVEAVARSRGYQLFEMNASDFRRKSDIEGIARIAAQTSGLASKRKIILLDEVDGINTKADEGGIEAIIELINVSRNPVVMTANNPYSKNLLPLRQNVLEIPMKRLTETNVVAALKKICSAEKIECNDEALREIAKRSEGDLRSAINDLQAIAETYGRITLELVKSFVVYRDRQYAPYEALQKLFNAKYLFQARDALTSTDLDYDELFLWLNEHIPTYYEDPEEVVRAYEALSRADVYYGRIIRRGQWDLLSYMYDMMGPGVAFARKVYKYRFKPFRAPVRKRQLSETRRSREVREALAEHLASRLLASKATVKAEVIPYLQVIFKYNLRYAARIARGYSLSEEHINWLAGSKASEVIGYMKRGEKARERRREG, translated from the coding sequence TTGAGCATAGCACTCCCATGGATTATTAAGTATAGGCCGAAGACGATAGATGATGTTGTAAACCAGGAGGAAGCGAAGCAGGCTTTTCTAAACTGGTTGGACAACTGGGGTAAGCCAGGCCAGAAGAAGGCAGCCCTCCTGCACGGGCCGGCTGGGTGCGGGAAAACCAGCCTGGTGGAGGCGGTTGCCCGTAGTAGAGGATACCAATTGTTTGAGATGAACGCGAGCGATTTCCGGCGTAAAAGCGATATCGAGGGAATTGCAAGAATTGCTGCACAGACCTCGGGTTTGGCAAGCAAGAGGAAGATAATCCTTCTCGACGAGGTTGACGGGATTAACACGAAGGCTGATGAAGGAGGTATTGAAGCAATCATAGAGTTGATCAATGTTTCCAGGAACCCGGTGGTAATGACCGCTAACAACCCGTACTCTAAGAATCTTCTACCGCTCCGCCAAAACGTGCTGGAAATACCTATGAAGAGATTGACTGAGACCAATGTCGTAGCGGCTTTGAAGAAGATATGTAGTGCCGAGAAGATCGAGTGCAACGATGAAGCATTGAGGGAGATCGCGAAGAGGAGTGAGGGAGATTTAAGAAGCGCTATCAACGACCTCCAAGCCATCGCGGAAACCTATGGGAGGATAACCCTTGAGCTTGTTAAATCCTTTGTAGTCTACAGGGATAGGCAGTACGCCCCGTATGAGGCATTGCAGAAGCTGTTCAACGCTAAATACTTGTTCCAGGCGAGAGACGCTCTCACTTCAACCGATCTCGACTACGATGAATTATTCCTTTGGCTGAACGAGCACATTCCCACATACTACGAGGACCCGGAGGAAGTGGTGAGAGCTTATGAAGCCTTAAGCAGGGCTGATGTTTACTATGGAAGAATAATTAGAAGGGGACAATGGGATCTCTTATCATACATGTATGATATGATGGGGCCTGGCGTAGCCTTTGCCAGGAAGGTTTACAAGTATAGGTTCAAACCCTTCAGAGCCCCAGTCAGGAAGAGGCAGCTGAGCGAGACAAGGAGGTCGAGAGAGGTGAGAGAGGCCCTTGCGGAGCATCTTGCCTCAAGGCTTCTAGCAAGCAAGGCAACCGTTAAAGCCGAGGTGATCCCGTACCTGCAAGTGATTTTCAAGTACAATCTAAGGTATGCAGCCAGGATTGCGAGAGGCTACAGCTTGAGCGAGGAACACATCAATTGGCTAGCAGGGTCCAAG
- a CDS encoding replication factor C small subunit: MECLSEIELLWTEKYRPRTLDEVVNQSEIVARLKKFVSDRNMPHMLFAGPPGTGKTTMAHCLAHDLYGDNYRQFILELNASDERGIEVIRSKVKEFARTRVMGEVPFKIILLDEADNMTADAQQALRRLMELYTASTRFILIANYPSKIIEPIQSRTAVFRFTPLKREDVVERLKYICSNEKVKCHEDALNTIFELSEGDMRRAINILQASAALGEATVENVYKVVGLAHPREVREMIQLALSGNFAEARNKLRTLMITYGLSGADVVKQIHKEIFSSDIKIPDEIKIVIADLVGEIQFRLVEGADDEIQLNTLLARLALIGKKFKPG; encoded by the coding sequence GTGGAGTGTTTGAGCGAGATAGAGCTTCTCTGGACCGAAAAATATAGGCCGAGGACTTTGGACGAGGTTGTGAACCAGTCGGAGATTGTTGCTAGGCTTAAGAAGTTTGTTTCAGACAGGAACATGCCCCATATGCTTTTCGCCGGCCCCCCGGGTACTGGGAAGACTACGATGGCTCACTGCCTCGCTCACGATCTCTACGGGGACAATTACAGGCAGTTCATCCTAGAGCTTAATGCTTCGGATGAGAGAGGTATAGAGGTTATTAGGAGCAAGGTTAAAGAGTTCGCTAGGACCCGTGTTATGGGAGAGGTGCCTTTCAAAATAATCCTGCTTGACGAAGCCGATAACATGACTGCTGACGCTCAGCAAGCGTTGAGGAGGCTCATGGAGCTTTACACAGCGTCAACGAGATTCATATTGATAGCTAACTACCCGAGCAAGATCATAGAGCCCATCCAGAGCAGGACAGCGGTTTTCAGGTTTACCCCGTTGAAAAGGGAGGATGTTGTTGAAAGATTAAAGTACATATGCAGTAATGAAAAGGTTAAGTGCCATGAAGACGCGTTAAACACTATCTTTGAGCTTTCAGAAGGAGACATGAGGAGAGCTATAAACATTCTTCAAGCATCAGCAGCGCTGGGCGAGGCAACCGTTGAGAACGTCTACAAGGTTGTCGGGCTCGCACACCCCCGTGAGGTTCGCGAGATGATTCAGCTAGCTCTCTCAGGCAACTTCGCCGAGGCTAGAAACAAGCTTAGAACCCTTATGATCACCTATGGTTTAAGCGGGGCAGACGTTGTCAAGCAAATACACAAGGAGATATTCAGCAGTGACATAAAGATTCCTGATGAGATAAAGATCGTGATAGCCGACCTCGTAGGCGAGATCCAGTTCAGGCTTGTAGAAGGCGCTGACGACGAGATACAGTTGAACACTCTCTTAGCGAGGCTAGCCTTGATAGGCAAGAAGTTTAAGCCAGGGTGA
- a CDS encoding DNA replication complex GINS family protein, with protein MTGLLELVEELVFKFMSRDFQEESVKIEVVSDGLKIFLEESYVELMKGSEYTVPRWMASRLESMNVCRVKEPDVTVEKLSQIVYLEETQSKKPQLTKLNGYFYNRLKQVISKLEESLRTSPDWRAQAETLKSYSEFYDALTRERITKIINLLNLMDIPQDISEKMSEEEKQLYLDLKTILNLHLKNLRMRGKHGGSILKG; from the coding sequence TTGACCGGTCTACTCGAACTGGTTGAAGAACTGGTTTTCAAGTTCATGAGCAGGGATTTTCAGGAGGAAAGCGTGAAGATTGAAGTCGTATCTGATGGTTTGAAGATTTTTCTCGAAGAGAGCTACGTGGAGCTGATGAAGGGCTCAGAGTACACTGTGCCCAGGTGGATGGCTTCAAGGCTTGAATCGATGAACGTGTGCAGGGTTAAGGAGCCGGATGTTACCGTGGAGAAGTTGTCACAGATAGTCTACCTCGAGGAAACCCAGTCGAAGAAGCCGCAACTAACCAAGCTGAACGGGTACTTCTACAACAGGTTGAAACAGGTGATCAGCAAGCTCGAGGAAAGCTTGAGAACCAGCCCGGACTGGAGAGCCCAGGCTGAAACACTTAAATCATACAGCGAGTTCTACGATGCGTTAACTAGGGAAAGAATTACGAAGATCATTAACCTTCTCAACCTGATGGATATTCCGCAGGATATTAGCGAAAAAATGAGCGAGGAGGAGAAACAACTATACCTTGATTTGAAAACCATTCTCAACCTACATCTCAAAAATCTCCGCATGAGGGGTAAGCATGGAGGTTCAATCCTCAAAGGATAA
- the mcm gene encoding minichromosome maintenance protein MCM: MEVQSSKDKEFDSLIEFRKFLERFQTRDGVAKYQERIRHMVYMNQKSLVIDFDDIILFNRELARFISENPDKGLEIASQAIMEIMRKSYPEYAETVEKFYPRFRNPPRIFKIRELNSEHIGKLVALEGIVTRVSRVEARIVKAYYRHVDPDTGELHEFLYPEKGEMGERLERPPYCLHCHRPVRLELVPEKSKFIDWQKIVVQEKPEEIPPGQMPRSVEVILTGDLIDVARPGDRVIVTGVLRVAPIASLQKPIGLKPLFSFYVDANHVDVQQKILEEIEITREDEEKIKELARDPWIREKIIASIAPGIYGHWDVKEAIALLLFGGVPKIMEDGTRIRGDIHVLLVGDPGTAKSQLLQYTSRIAPRGLYTSGKGSTAAGLTATVLREKTTGEYYLEAGALVIADGGVACIDEIDKMREEDRSAIHEALEQQTVSIAKAGIVARLNARASVLAAGNPKFGRYDLTQPVSKNIDLPPTILSRFDLIFVIQDIPNKERDRLLAKHILEVHSDIEKARPQIDPQLLKKYVSYARRYIRPQLTPEAKKLLEDFYVSMRMASVPAEAGKPTAIAITPRQLEALIRLTEAHAKMALKQKATEEDAQEAIRLTLNTLVKVGYDIESKTLDIDILETGISAARREKIKALKAFMDQLLDEVGEIERSELVKKAVEKGFDRELVLEQIQKLIQSGEYYMPRPGKLSRVK, encoded by the coding sequence ATGGAGGTTCAATCCTCAAAGGATAAAGAGTTCGACTCTTTAATAGAGTTTCGCAAATTCCTTGAAAGATTTCAAACCAGGGATGGTGTTGCGAAGTATCAGGAGAGAATAAGACACATGGTCTACATGAATCAGAAAAGCCTTGTCATCGACTTCGACGATATCATCCTTTTCAACAGGGAGCTCGCCAGGTTCATCTCCGAGAATCCTGACAAGGGTTTAGAAATCGCGAGTCAAGCTATTATGGAGATAATGAGGAAGAGCTACCCTGAGTATGCTGAAACTGTTGAGAAATTCTACCCTAGATTCCGCAACCCTCCAAGGATTTTCAAAATAAGAGAGCTGAACAGCGAGCACATCGGCAAGCTCGTCGCTCTCGAAGGAATCGTTACAAGAGTCTCAAGAGTGGAGGCTAGGATTGTTAAAGCATACTATAGGCATGTGGACCCGGATACTGGGGAGTTGCATGAATTCCTCTATCCTGAGAAAGGAGAGATGGGGGAGAGGCTTGAAAGACCTCCCTACTGCTTACATTGTCACCGCCCAGTTAGATTGGAGCTTGTGCCGGAGAAAAGCAAATTCATAGATTGGCAGAAAATAGTGGTTCAGGAGAAGCCTGAGGAGATACCGCCCGGCCAGATGCCCAGGAGCGTTGAAGTCATTCTAACCGGGGACTTAATCGATGTCGCAAGGCCGGGGGACAGGGTGATCGTTACCGGGGTGCTAAGGGTAGCCCCTATAGCCTCCCTCCAGAAACCGATCGGGCTTAAACCATTATTCTCCTTCTACGTGGACGCTAACCATGTTGATGTTCAGCAGAAGATTCTCGAGGAGATAGAGATTACAAGGGAGGATGAGGAGAAGATTAAGGAGCTTGCCAGAGACCCGTGGATCAGGGAGAAGATCATTGCGAGCATTGCCCCAGGAATATATGGGCACTGGGATGTGAAGGAAGCCATAGCCCTCCTCCTATTCGGCGGTGTTCCCAAGATCATGGAGGACGGGACTAGGATAAGGGGAGATATACACGTCCTACTCGTAGGCGACCCCGGCACTGCTAAATCCCAGCTCCTACAGTATACTTCAAGAATTGCTCCCCGAGGATTATACACCAGCGGTAAGGGATCCACTGCCGCCGGCTTAACCGCGACAGTGTTAAGGGAGAAGACCACAGGCGAGTACTATCTTGAAGCAGGTGCGCTTGTGATAGCGGATGGGGGAGTAGCATGCATCGATGAAATAGATAAGATGAGGGAGGAGGATAGGAGCGCTATTCACGAAGCCCTTGAACAGCAGACCGTCAGCATAGCCAAGGCTGGGATAGTGGCAAGGCTTAACGCAAGGGCCTCTGTCTTGGCCGCCGGCAACCCTAAGTTTGGAAGATATGATTTAACCCAGCCTGTCAGCAAGAACATTGATCTCCCTCCAACAATCCTCTCAAGGTTTGACCTGATATTCGTCATCCAGGATATTCCGAACAAGGAAAGGGATAGGTTGCTGGCGAAGCACATACTAGAGGTTCACAGCGATATTGAGAAGGCGAGGCCTCAGATCGATCCTCAACTTCTGAAAAAATATGTTAGCTACGCGAGAAGATATATAAGACCCCAGCTGACGCCTGAGGCTAAGAAGCTGCTTGAAGACTTCTACGTCAGCATGAGAATGGCATCGGTGCCAGCGGAGGCTGGGAAGCCGACCGCGATCGCGATAACCCCGAGGCAGCTTGAAGCATTGATAAGGCTTACCGAAGCCCATGCTAAAATGGCTTTGAAGCAGAAGGCAACCGAGGAGGATGCTCAGGAAGCAATCAGGCTTACGCTTAACACCCTTGTCAAAGTAGGATACGATATTGAATCCAAAACTCTGGACATAGATATTTTGGAGACAGGCATTTCGGCTGCGAGAAGAGAGAAGATAAAGGCTTTGAAAGCATTCATGGATCAGCTGCTGGATGAGGTAGGCGAGATAGAGAGAAGTGAGCTCGTTAAGAAGGCTGTGGAGAAAGGCTTTGACAGGGAGCTCGTGCTCGAACAGATTCAGAAGCTGATTCAAAGCGGAGAATACTACATGCCGAGGCCGGGGAAGCTGTCCAGGGTGAAGTAA
- a CDS encoding MoaD/ThiS family protein, whose protein sequence is MTIIVRLYGALKDVAGREVLALEPKNHSLILIDLIKEILRIHPPLNEFITIRDERIEVKGLTILVNGRHVMFLGGDTAVVNDGDVVDILPPLHGG, encoded by the coding sequence ATGACAATCATAGTACGTCTCTACGGTGCTCTTAAAGATGTTGCAGGAAGAGAGGTATTAGCGCTCGAGCCTAAAAACCATTCCTTGATTCTTATTGACTTAATCAAGGAGATTTTGAGAATACATCCACCCCTCAACGAGTTCATCACTATCCGTGATGAAAGAATAGAAGTTAAGGGCTTAACCATACTCGTAAATGGAAGGCATGTAATGTTCCTAGGCGGGGACACTGCAGTGGTGAATGATGGTGATGTTGTAGATATTCTGCCCCCTCTACACGGAGGGTGA
- a CDS encoding aldehyde ferredoxin oxidoreductase family protein, with translation MIYPAQTLLRVDMSSGKIEEEELPDSIVEKFIGGKGLATYYLYKEVKPGINSLSPENKLFIFSGPLAFIYPTFTRTVVASKSPLTGLYCDSNAGGSFAIELRRAGYIGIAVEGKSDGMKCLEITREGGRLMDCEHLRGKTTYEVGEYFRDYSVLTIGPAGENLVRFANIQIDLRESPKTRPGVAGRGGLGAVMGSKNLKAVVVKGWLRADDLAGGVDKELQKELTNKYLKMLMEDVAPGIGVGGNLPVLRVTAESKILPVKNFQLGSHEKWPELADDAWGRITVKRIACPTCPLKCGTTVVENSSTTERIEYETVAMNGSNLLIFDRKALIKINTVLNALGMDSITMGNIAAVLMELSEKGGLREYKLQWGDVEGYVKLVYDVAYRRGIGEILAEGLASASKTLKAEEYALHVKGLEIPAYDPRGVVGMALAYATADRGGDHLRAWTVAAEVSSKLTMEELVNLTKYLQDRNAALWTLVACDNIPGNSVKPPDEMIRTYIKMLNTIGFNYDMEEFLKTGERIYNLSRLFNVREGVSRKDDSLPPRFHQRREDTGWVVTREDFEKMLDAYYVRRGWDSNGVPLKETLDKLGLTSIV, from the coding sequence TTGATTTATCCTGCTCAGACCCTACTCCGTGTCGACATGTCTTCAGGCAAGATTGAGGAAGAGGAATTACCTGACAGCATAGTGGAGAAGTTTATCGGTGGTAAGGGATTAGCTACTTACTACCTGTATAAGGAGGTGAAGCCGGGGATTAACTCGTTGTCCCCGGAGAACAAACTATTCATCTTTTCAGGGCCGCTAGCATTCATCTATCCGACGTTCACTAGAACGGTCGTTGCCTCTAAGTCGCCGCTCACGGGACTTTACTGCGACAGTAACGCGGGAGGCTCCTTCGCAATAGAGTTGAGGAGGGCTGGCTACATAGGGATAGCTGTCGAGGGGAAGAGTGATGGTATGAAGTGCTTGGAGATTACGAGGGAGGGAGGCAGGCTAATGGATTGTGAGCATCTCAGAGGGAAGACGACTTACGAGGTTGGAGAGTACTTCAGGGATTACTCAGTGTTAACGATTGGTCCAGCTGGCGAGAACTTGGTAAGGTTTGCTAACATACAGATAGACTTAAGGGAAAGCCCGAAGACCCGTCCCGGAGTTGCTGGCCGCGGAGGCCTGGGAGCGGTAATGGGCTCTAAGAATTTGAAGGCGGTGGTAGTGAAAGGGTGGCTTAGAGCTGACGACCTTGCCGGAGGCGTTGACAAGGAGTTGCAGAAGGAGCTGACCAACAAGTACTTGAAGATGCTTATGGAGGACGTCGCCCCAGGAATAGGTGTGGGCGGAAACCTCCCTGTTCTAAGAGTAACGGCAGAGTCGAAAATCCTGCCTGTTAAAAACTTCCAGCTAGGATCTCATGAGAAATGGCCGGAGCTAGCTGATGATGCATGGGGGAGGATCACTGTTAAGAGAATAGCCTGCCCAACATGCCCCCTTAAATGTGGAACAACCGTGGTGGAAAACAGCTCCACCACCGAGAGAATAGAATATGAGACCGTTGCCATGAACGGTTCCAACTTACTAATATTCGACAGGAAGGCTTTAATCAAGATCAACACGGTTCTCAACGCGTTGGGCATGGACTCGATAACCATGGGGAACATTGCGGCGGTTTTAATGGAGTTGAGTGAAAAAGGCGGCTTGCGCGAATACAAGTTGCAATGGGGGGATGTGGAAGGCTATGTTAAACTAGTCTACGATGTAGCGTACAGGAGAGGGATAGGCGAGATTCTCGCTGAGGGTTTGGCGAGTGCTTCTAAAACCCTGAAGGCTGAAGAATACGCTCTGCACGTTAAGGGGCTTGAAATCCCGGCTTACGATCCAAGGGGTGTTGTAGGGATGGCGCTAGCGTACGCAACTGCTGATAGGGGAGGAGACCATTTGAGAGCCTGGACGGTGGCTGCTGAAGTCTCATCAAAGCTTACCATGGAGGAACTAGTTAACCTGACAAAGTATCTCCAAGATAGGAACGCTGCATTATGGACTCTGGTTGCATGTGACAACATACCCGGTAACTCTGTTAAGCCGCCTGATGAAATGATCAGAACCTATATTAAAATGTTAAACACGATAGGATTCAACTATGATATGGAAGAGTTCCTGAAAACAGGTGAGAGAATATACAATCTTTCAAGACTATTCAATGTCAGAGAGGGTGTCAGCAGGAAGGATGACTCGCTACCTCCGAGATTCCACCAGCGCAGGGAAGATACTGGTTGGGTGGTGACAAGGGAGGATTTCGAGAAAATGCTGGACGCATACTATGTTAGAAGGGGATGGGATTCCAACGGGGTCCCGTTAAAGGAGACGCTGGATAAGCTTGGTTTAACCTCTATTGTTTAA
- a CDS encoding sodium:solute symporter family protein produces the protein MNLSQWSWIVLSTLIGFYITMLIAGYVASRRLKTGLREFYVAGGTLSALTIVFHYMATYMEAWEFVGMPAVIVSEGFEWWVMEMIFYLSFVALFPLVSLRIYRAAKLHNYVTPTDLIVHRVGGFEKPLRILISLMIFYATIIYIGMIYIPAAGVLSASTGGEIPYQAFLAIYVIFMIIYLLMGGFRAAAYANIISGVAFIVAFIAMIYATLTYWGGFSNLAWSAYTSEIAPQVFQKTQPTQYFLTMLLVYGLSWLFIPHLVTAFYASKDSKAVLVGGLGSNAGFFLGAFVSPLLLGLGILALFGSSLPEVEVVEGYVPLLFIQLFGYGPILILIIIGLIAITRSTIDTMLLLASSIVDVDIIEKALGLKISERSRKMVTNLVVIAVALISILPALNPEAPMVIIGYELAWPAYAVIAWPTMIMLLWPRANKYGGFACYLAGFASLLLFTYVIWPEAPHNPFGLWEGTLPSLIAVATLITVSLLTPPPSKQFVESYYRLNKQ, from the coding sequence ATGAACCTATCCCAGTGGTCGTGGATTGTACTCTCCACGTTAATAGGCTTCTACATTACCATGTTGATTGCGGGATACGTAGCCTCTAGGAGGCTTAAAACAGGGCTCCGCGAATTCTACGTGGCCGGAGGGACATTGTCAGCGCTGACAATAGTATTTCACTATATGGCGACTTACATGGAGGCATGGGAGTTCGTTGGAATGCCCGCGGTCATAGTGAGCGAGGGTTTTGAATGGTGGGTTATGGAGATGATCTTCTATCTAAGCTTTGTAGCGCTCTTCCCGCTTGTATCGCTGAGGATATACAGGGCGGCTAAACTGCACAATTACGTGACCCCGACAGACCTTATAGTGCACAGGGTAGGTGGGTTCGAGAAACCGCTCAGAATACTCATATCGTTAATGATATTCTATGCCACTATTATCTATATAGGCATGATCTACATCCCCGCGGCTGGAGTCCTGTCCGCCTCAACAGGAGGTGAGATCCCTTATCAAGCATTCCTGGCAATCTACGTGATCTTCATGATCATTTACTTGTTAATGGGAGGCTTCAGGGCTGCAGCATACGCTAACATCATCTCAGGGGTCGCGTTCATAGTGGCCTTCATAGCAATGATCTACGCTACACTAACCTACTGGGGAGGCTTCAGCAACCTAGCCTGGAGTGCATACACCTCGGAAATCGCTCCACAAGTCTTTCAGAAAACCCAGCCAACCCAATACTTTTTAACAATGCTGCTTGTTTACGGATTGTCGTGGCTGTTTATACCTCACTTGGTGACAGCTTTCTATGCTTCAAAAGATAGCAAGGCAGTGTTGGTCGGGGGCTTGGGCTCCAATGCCGGTTTCTTCCTTGGAGCTTTTGTATCCCCCTTGTTGCTGGGACTGGGTATTCTAGCATTGTTCGGTTCAAGCCTGCCTGAGGTCGAAGTTGTGGAAGGCTATGTGCCACTACTCTTCATTCAGCTTTTCGGGTATGGGCCGATACTCATATTGATAATAATTGGGCTCATCGCTATAACAAGGTCGACGATCGATACAATGCTACTTCTAGCATCCTCAATAGTGGATGTTGACATAATAGAGAAAGCCTTAGGGTTGAAAATATCCGAGCGCTCGAGGAAGATGGTTACCAACCTCGTGGTGATTGCCGTTGCCTTAATAAGCATCCTGCCAGCATTAAACCCTGAAGCGCCAATGGTTATTATCGGATACGAGTTGGCCTGGCCAGCATACGCCGTGATAGCATGGCCTACCATGATAATGCTGCTCTGGCCGAGAGCGAACAAGTACGGAGGTTTCGCCTGCTACCTGGCAGGTTTCGCTTCGCTCCTCTTATTCACCTACGTTATCTGGCCTGAAGCACCGCACAACCCGTTCGGTCTCTGGGAGGGGACGTTGCCTTCTCTAATCGCCGTAGCCACGCTAATCACAGTCTCCTTGCTAACGCCTCCACCGTCGAAACAGTTCGTAGAGAGCTATTACAGGTTGAATAAGCAATAA
- a CDS encoding aspartate aminotransferase family protein, which translates to MSEKTLTEEYVSKFSEKTPKSREIWLKLRKLTPYGVHSNWRVFEPHPLMLQKAKGSRVWDVDGNEYIDYTMAFGALVVGHANPVLLEKVKQKMDEGTIYGYETELSCKLSEVVTRRYGFDMVRFSNTGSEGTLLAIRLARVATGRSKILKFEGHYHGSHELLMVGVKPDLKHAGHPKKPRSVPTGFPYHVVPKELAENVVVAPWNDAEAIEEIMKVHGNDIAAIIMEPVAMNMGVVPAKKDFMVFLRKIANEYNSLLIFDEVKTSGMWYRGAQEYFGVKPDIMVAAKAIGGGFPFAAVLASKELLELVGPRKVPHGGTFNANPLSVYAAYVTLTELLTESNLAYTHKLSEELAKGYRDIIEDKGFEAHVVQVANKGTIYFSREEINTWRDFVLKVKWGPWYVWTLGMVIRGIIPQAMAYDEQWTISIMHTRDDIQKTLEVANIVAAEMKGRATEAIAIEESI; encoded by the coding sequence TTGTCTGAAAAAACCCTTACCGAGGAATATGTCAGCAAATTCTCTGAGAAAACTCCTAAGTCGAGAGAAATATGGTTGAAACTACGGAAGCTAACCCCGTACGGAGTTCATAGTAATTGGAGAGTGTTCGAGCCCCACCCCTTGATGCTGCAGAAAGCCAAGGGTTCAAGAGTCTGGGATGTCGACGGCAATGAGTACATAGACTACACCATGGCTTTCGGCGCTCTCGTAGTGGGCCACGCAAATCCCGTGCTTCTCGAGAAAGTGAAGCAGAAAATGGATGAGGGGACAATATATGGTTATGAGACAGAGTTAAGCTGTAAGTTAAGCGAGGTTGTGACCCGCAGGTACGGGTTCGACATGGTTAGATTTTCCAACACAGGTTCTGAGGGAACCCTTCTAGCCATAAGGCTTGCCCGAGTAGCAACTGGGAGAAGCAAGATACTCAAGTTCGAAGGACACTATCACGGCTCACACGAGCTGTTAATGGTAGGGGTTAAACCCGATTTAAAGCATGCTGGACACCCTAAGAAGCCCAGGTCGGTCCCAACAGGCTTTCCCTACCATGTAGTTCCGAAAGAGTTGGCTGAAAACGTGGTGGTTGCGCCCTGGAATGATGCTGAAGCGATTGAAGAGATAATGAAAGTACATGGAAACGATATTGCCGCGATCATCATGGAACCTGTTGCCATGAACATGGGGGTTGTCCCCGCTAAGAAAGACTTCATGGTCTTCCTCAGGAAAATCGCTAACGAATACAACAGCTTACTGATATTTGACGAGGTTAAAACATCAGGTATGTGGTATAGGGGTGCCCAGGAGTATTTCGGGGTTAAACCAGATATAATGGTAGCGGCGAAAGCAATAGGCGGCGGCTTCCCCTTTGCTGCTGTACTAGCTAGCAAGGAACTGCTCGAGCTGGTTGGGCCTCGCAAAGTCCCCCATGGAGGTACGTTCAACGCTAATCCATTATCAGTTTACGCCGCATACGTAACGCTGACAGAACTGCTCACGGAGTCAAATCTAGCGTACACGCACAAGCTAAGTGAGGAGCTGGCGAAAGGCTACAGGGATATTATAGAGGACAAGGGGTTTGAAGCCCATGTTGTCCAAGTAGCCAACAAGGGCACCATCTACTTCTCAAGGGAGGAAATCAATACTTGGAGAGACTTCGTGTTGAAAGTCAAGTGGGGACCTTGGTACGTTTGGACTCTCGGCATGGTGATAAGGGGGATAATACCTCAGGCAATGGCTTACGACGAGCAGTGGACGATTTCAATAATGCACACGAGAGATGATATTCAGAAAACACTGGAGGTAGCAAACATCGTGGCAGCGGAGATGAAAGGTAGGGCAACGGAAGCGATCGCGATAGAAGAATCTATATAG
- a CDS encoding Lrp/AsnC family transcriptional regulator, whose product MRRRKELDEIDLAILKHLQENPKLRVRELAKVLKIPKSTIYHRLRQLEMSRIIKKYGVILDSDKLGYEYFIVMHVRAKYGPKYHEEVGRFLAKNPYVQSVYYVLGDVDFIVIAKFPSKPKYMEFLEELINSPMIERSSTMVVAKVVKEETYLHIEIPEQPTTQNTLREAG is encoded by the coding sequence ATGAGGAGAAGGAAAGAGCTTGATGAAATAGATCTGGCTATTTTGAAACACCTACAGGAAAACCCTAAGCTTCGCGTTAGAGAGTTGGCGAAGGTTTTGAAAATACCTAAGTCTACCATATACCACAGGCTGAGACAGTTAGAGATGAGCAGGATAATTAAAAAGTACGGGGTTATCCTGGACAGCGATAAACTAGGATACGAGTATTTTATAGTCATGCATGTTAGGGCTAAGTATGGTCCGAAGTATCATGAAGAAGTAGGCAGGTTCCTGGCTAAAAACCCATATGTTCAATCAGTGTACTATGTGCTGGGGGACGTGGATTTCATAGTAATTGCAAAGTTCCCGTCGAAACCTAAGTACATGGAGTTTTTAGAGGAACTGATAAACTCCCCCATGATCGAGAGATCGTCAACCATGGTAGTGGCGAAAGTGGTTAAAGAGGAAACTTATTTGCACATAGAGATACCGGAGCAGCCAACTACTCAAAACACCCTCCGGGAAGCAGGTTAG